One window from the genome of Diabrotica virgifera virgifera chromosome 6, PGI_DIABVI_V3a encodes:
- the LOC126886252 gene encoding uncharacterized protein LOC126886252, whose amino-acid sequence MTDGNTSANTSASVDRISVKIPPFWPNDPETWFLQVENQFTLANITSDATKFNYIVANLDTAYILEIRDIIVSPPATERYVKLKSELIKRLSASQQQKIKRLLEHEKLGDRRSSQFLRYLQSLAGTTVPDNIVRSLWLGRLPSSTQAILATQDKASLDAVNRRR is encoded by the coding sequence ATGACGGACGGTAATACCAGTGCCAATACCAGTGCTTCCGTTGATCGGATTTCAGTTAAAATCCCACCGTTCTGGCCCAACGATCCTGAAACTTGGTTTCTGCAAGTGGAAAATCAATTTACACTGGCAAACATAACAAGTGACGCCACAAAATTCAACTACATAGTTGCCAATTTAGACACAGCTTACATATTAGAAATTAGGGACATTATTGTTTCACCACCAGCCACAGAGAGGTATGTAAAATTAAAGTCAGAGTTAATTAAGAGACTTAGTGCATCACAgcaacaaaaaattaaaagactaCTTGAGCATGAAAAACTGGGCGATCGAAGATCTTCCCAGTTCTTACGATATTTACAGTCTTTAGCAGGCACAACGGTACCAGACAATATTGTAAGGTCTCTGTGGTTAGGTAGACTGCCATCGTCTACACAGGCTATTCTAGCTACTCAAGATAAAGCTAGTTTGGACGCAGTTAACAGACGCAGATAA